The following are encoded in a window of Terriglobia bacterium genomic DNA:
- a CDS encoding ABC transporter permease: MNNLIQDVRYALRTMRKSPGFAAIAILTLALGIGANTAIFTAVNAVFFHPIPVEKPETLAEVFTNANLGVNGITYFPVSFPNGQDIQQRAQSFSGVTLSTGAGVSMTINGVPDQYFAQLVSGNYFDVLGVKPALGRTFLPAEDAELGAGPVIVLNHGFWQRKFAGDRSVIGQSVLLNGQGFTIIGVAPAGFQGTNSIGGPDMWIPMSMHDPIITGLTKVFFNERRFLGFNVVARLKPGATVQQAGAELKNIALDLERDFPLANKGRTFVAIPLLESALNPNFKGFFQAAGAILMGVVGIVLLIACFNIANLLLARASGRKREMSIRAAVGASRNRIVAQLLTEALVLAVAGGALGLGLAVVGRNLLWKFRPSQLPAGALDLSLDTHVLLFTFFVAIGTGIIFGLAPALQASRPDLVSELKERAGGELTGGRRFKLRDVLVVVQVAICMIALVGAGLFLLSLRHAQELDPGFDTRNLAMLSFDAGSLNYDAARAKELQRRALETVQNAPGVKSATLANIVPLFNGGFGRTTFVEGEDTNNGQNGKFTQMGTVAQDYLPTMGIPMVKGRGFDSSDREDSPRVAIINETAAKQFWPNQDPVGKRFKYFKDTGWTQVIGVVRDSKYNSLGEQPLPYMYLPLIQNPSTAVTLFFRTKGDPGSVLSTARAEVQALDRNLPLTNVWPIGEVISQALWAARFEASLLAVFAAVAMLLCAVGIYGVVGYSVRQRVREFGIRLALGAQPQHVLMMVIRQSALTTAIGLAVGLIVAFVLARIWMAELGNLLYGVKVTSPLTYGATALVLAAVGLVASYIPAQRAAKVDPMVALHYE; encoded by the coding sequence ATGAACAACCTGATCCAGGACGTCCGCTACGCCTTGCGGACCATGCGCAAGTCGCCGGGATTTGCCGCCATCGCCATCCTAACTTTGGCGCTCGGGATCGGGGCCAACACCGCCATTTTCACCGCCGTCAACGCCGTGTTCTTTCATCCCATTCCGGTGGAAAAACCGGAGACCCTGGCTGAGGTCTTCACCAACGCAAATCTGGGCGTCAACGGTATAACCTATTTTCCCGTGTCCTTCCCCAACGGGCAGGACATTCAGCAACGCGCGCAGTCGTTTTCCGGCGTCACGCTCAGCACCGGCGCGGGCGTGAGCATGACCATCAACGGCGTGCCTGACCAATATTTCGCTCAACTGGTTTCCGGAAATTATTTTGACGTTCTGGGCGTGAAGCCCGCCCTGGGCCGGACGTTCCTGCCCGCGGAAGACGCCGAGCTTGGAGCCGGCCCGGTGATCGTGCTGAACCATGGTTTCTGGCAGCGCAAGTTTGCCGGCGACCGCAGCGTAATCGGCCAGAGCGTGCTGCTGAACGGGCAGGGCTTCACCATCATCGGCGTGGCCCCTGCGGGCTTTCAGGGGACCAATTCCATCGGCGGGCCGGACATGTGGATCCCCATGTCCATGCATGACCCTATCATCACCGGGCTGACCAAGGTGTTTTTCAATGAACGCCGCTTTCTCGGCTTCAACGTGGTGGCGCGCCTGAAGCCCGGCGCAACCGTGCAGCAGGCGGGCGCCGAGCTGAAGAACATTGCCTTGGACCTGGAGCGCGATTTTCCCCTGGCCAACAAGGGCCGAACGTTCGTCGCAATTCCGCTGCTGGAATCGGCGCTGAATCCCAATTTCAAAGGATTTTTCCAGGCCGCCGGCGCCATCCTGATGGGCGTGGTGGGCATTGTCCTGCTGATTGCCTGCTTCAACATCGCCAACCTGCTGCTGGCGCGGGCCTCAGGACGCAAGCGCGAGATGTCCATCCGCGCGGCCGTGGGCGCGTCGCGCAACCGCATCGTGGCGCAGTTGCTCACTGAAGCCCTGGTGCTGGCCGTCGCCGGAGGCGCGCTGGGACTGGGACTGGCGGTGGTCGGACGAAACTTGCTATGGAAGTTCCGTCCTTCGCAGTTGCCGGCTGGGGCGCTGGATTTGTCTTTGGACACACACGTTCTGCTCTTTACATTCTTCGTCGCGATTGGCACTGGAATCATCTTTGGGCTGGCGCCGGCCTTGCAGGCCTCGCGTCCTGATTTGGTTTCAGAATTGAAAGAGCGCGCGGGCGGAGAGTTGACCGGCGGCCGCCGCTTCAAGCTGCGCGACGTGCTGGTGGTGGTGCAAGTGGCCATTTGCATGATCGCGCTGGTGGGCGCCGGCCTGTTCCTGTTGAGCTTGCGCCATGCCCAGGAACTGGACCCCGGCTTTGATACGCGCAATCTTGCCATGCTCAGTTTTGACGCGGGCTCGCTGAACTATGACGCGGCGCGCGCCAAGGAACTTCAGCGTCGCGCGCTGGAGACGGTACAAAACGCTCCAGGCGTGAAGTCCGCCACGCTGGCCAACATTGTTCCGCTGTTCAACGGCGGCTTTGGCCGCACTACGTTTGTGGAAGGCGAAGACACCAACAACGGGCAGAACGGAAAATTCACCCAGATGGGCACGGTGGCCCAGGACTACCTGCCGACCATGGGCATTCCCATGGTCAAAGGGCGCGGGTTTGACAGTTCTGATCGCGAAGACAGCCCGCGCGTGGCCATCATCAATGAAACTGCGGCCAAGCAGTTCTGGCCGAACCAGGACCCCGTCGGCAAGCGCTTTAAGTATTTCAAAGACACCGGTTGGACGCAGGTCATCGGCGTGGTGCGCGACTCCAAATACAACTCGCTGGGAGAGCAGCCCCTGCCGTACATGTATCTGCCGCTAATACAAAACCCCAGCACCGCGGTGACACTGTTCTTCCGCACCAAGGGCGATCCCGGCTCGGTGCTCAGCACGGCGCGGGCGGAGGTGCAGGCCCTGGACCGCAACTTGCCTCTGACCAACGTCTGGCCGATTGGAGAAGTGATCTCGCAGGCGCTGTGGGCGGCGCGCTTTGAGGCCAGCTTGCTGGCGGTCTTCGCCGCCGTGGCCATGCTCCTGTGTGCCGTGGGGATCTACGGCGTAGTCGGATACTCCGTCCGGCAGCGCGTCCGCGAATTTGGCATCCGCCTGGCTCTGGGCGCTCAGCCGCAGCACGTGTTGATGATGGTGATTCGCCAGAGCGCACTGACCACGGCCATTGGTCTGGCAGTGGGACTTATTGTGGCTTTTGTGCTGGCTCGGATTTGGATGGCCGAGCTGGGCAACCTGCTTTACGGCGTGAAGGTGACCTCGCCCCTGACGTACGGCGCCACCGCCCTGGTGCTTGCCGCCGTCGGCCTGGTGGCCAGCTACATCCCCGCACAGCGCGCGGCCAAGGTGGACCCCATGGTCGCACTGCATTACGAGTAG